The Phycisphaerales bacterium genome includes a region encoding these proteins:
- a CDS encoding HIT domain-containing protein, whose amino-acid sequence MSDFQQNLWAPWRMEYIDSLGTTDEACFLCAAERSPEQDAANYVLWRGPSTIVLLNRFPYSSGHLLIAPREHRAAPEDLSDATLLELMQQARNLKQALAAALNAQGFNLGMNLGHCAGAGLPGHLHLHIVPRWAGDVNFMAVLADVKVIPQSLAKVRELILASADALRLGLRTPP is encoded by the coding sequence ATGAGCGATTTCCAGCAGAACCTCTGGGCTCCTTGGCGCATGGAGTACATCGACAGTCTCGGCACGACCGACGAGGCGTGCTTCCTGTGTGCCGCTGAACGGTCGCCCGAGCAGGATGCGGCCAACTATGTCCTCTGGCGCGGGCCGAGCACCATCGTCCTGCTGAACCGCTTTCCGTACAGCAGCGGGCACCTTCTGATCGCTCCGCGGGAACACCGTGCCGCTCCGGAGGATCTTTCGGATGCAACCCTGCTGGAGCTCATGCAACAAGCCCGCAATCTCAAGCAGGCCCTCGCGGCCGCGCTCAACGCCCAGGGCTTCAACCTCGGGATGAATCTCGGGCATTGCGCCGGCGCCGGCCTGCCTGGGCATCTGCACCTCCACATCGTGCCACGCTGGGCGGGGGACGTGAATTTCATGGCGGTGCTGGCGGATGTGAAAGTCATTCCGCAGTCACTCGCGAAAGTGCGGGAGCTGATCCTGGCGTCGGCGGACGCGTTGCGGCTGGGGTTGCGGACGCCGCCGTAA
- a CDS encoding prolyl oligopeptidase family serine peptidase, translating to MVQGTVTGLHRGACRHPLGLATAGLLVLLLGGCHVPQPRGNGTLQLLTEPSTQRSYYLYLPEDYVQASEEDRAARSWPLIMNFHGMKPYDVAWFQALEWQQEADRYGYIVASPELRTFDFLLGEFPLQRINKEFRGDELATLAVMDHVFRTTRADPRHVLSTGFSSGGYIAHYMLNRHPERFTALVSRQGNFSAIVLDSEWAKRSIYHPVLVLTTELDVPICKEESDEAKTWYETHGYRNFAWVHLGRLGHERTPDLAADFFARVCGATPKTPPDILSRRIARDGNPAGLELMAGGLRELERDPRMAAYASADSQVGRYETPRRPQVVAGPGRDADLPSHTAPDAGPHDKSTGSASATNKTALQHSGLTTVARPPGKDPPDPIHEEHATPFDPLLATATIRVSATVGFEPLLLVYAADCPAAWIDSATFAWLLNGEPLGKGLQGERLLKLAGDYLLEVRIVTNEGREHRAERRIRVLPRLQQDELLEEVSARR from the coding sequence ATGGTTCAGGGCACAGTCACAGGGCTGCACCGTGGCGCTTGCCGCCATCCCCTTGGTCTCGCGACAGCGGGCCTGCTTGTGCTGTTGCTCGGCGGATGCCACGTGCCCCAGCCGCGCGGCAACGGCACGCTTCAGCTCCTCACCGAGCCATCCACGCAGCGTAGCTATTACCTCTACCTCCCCGAAGATTATGTGCAGGCGTCCGAAGAGGACCGCGCGGCCAGGTCATGGCCGCTGATCATGAACTTCCACGGGATGAAGCCCTATGATGTGGCCTGGTTCCAGGCCCTTGAGTGGCAGCAGGAAGCCGACCGCTACGGATACATCGTCGCCTCGCCGGAACTGCGGACGTTCGACTTCCTCCTTGGCGAGTTCCCGCTCCAACGCATCAACAAGGAATTTCGCGGAGACGAACTCGCAACCTTGGCGGTCATGGATCACGTCTTCAGGACGACGCGCGCCGATCCCCGCCATGTGCTCTCCACGGGTTTTTCCTCCGGGGGCTATATCGCGCACTACATGCTCAATCGCCACCCTGAGCGGTTTACCGCCCTCGTATCACGACAAGGCAACTTCTCCGCCATTGTGCTGGATTCGGAGTGGGCCAAGCGCTCGATCTACCACCCGGTGCTGGTCCTCACGACCGAGCTCGATGTCCCCATCTGCAAAGAGGAGTCCGACGAGGCCAAGACCTGGTACGAAACCCATGGGTACCGCAACTTCGCCTGGGTCCACCTGGGCCGCCTCGGACACGAACGCACACCGGATCTCGCGGCCGATTTCTTCGCCCGCGTCTGCGGGGCAACCCCGAAAACCCCGCCCGACATCCTCAGCCGCCGCATCGCGCGCGACGGCAACCCTGCGGGGCTGGAACTCATGGCGGGCGGACTGCGGGAACTGGAACGCGATCCGCGTATGGCCGCGTATGCAAGCGCGGACTCACAGGTCGGCCGCTACGAGACCCCCCGCCGTCCACAGGTCGTCGCGGGCCCTGGCCGCGATGCGGATCTCCCGTCCCACACCGCCCCGGACGCCGGGCCCCATGACAAGTCCACCGGGTCTGCTTCCGCAACCAACAAGACAGCGTTGCAGCATTCGGGGCTCACCACCGTCGCCCGCCCGCCGGGCAAGGACCCTCCGGATCCTATTCACGAGGAGCACGCCACGCCGTTCGACCCCTTGCTTGCAACCGCCACAATTCGCGTGTCGGCGACTGTCGGCTTCGAGCCACTGCTGCTCGTTTATGCCGCGGACTGCCCTGCGGCATGGATCGATTCCGCCACCTTCGCATGGCTGCTGAACGGCGAACCGCTGGGCAAAGGGTTGCAGGGAGAACGCTTGCTGAAGCTGGCCGGGGACTACTTGCTCGAAGTCCGAATTGTGACGAACGAAGGCCGCGAACACCGGGCGGAACGTCGCATCCGGGTGCTGCCCCGCCTCCAACAGGACGAACTGCTCGAAGAGGTTTCCGCGCGGCGCTGA
- a CDS encoding amidohydrolase family protein has protein sequence MGLEAITGRGAALLLLAAASQTLAMCPEKLVPFLIHDTTLLTPLGDGMAVRPHTSIRIAEGFVVEIAPAGAFLARISAGEFDEVVCGRQHLTIPGFVNTHHHLFQALTRCLPAAQNAHLFRWLLALYERWRHLDAYAVRTAAQISIAELLLHGCTTTSDHFYMFPRGSDVRIEAVLEAAAVLGIRLHLCRGSMSLGQRHGGLPPDDCVEDDDAILADCVRVLDAYHDPRPGALRRIDLAPCSPFNVTPELLRDTRVLARERGVLLHTHLAETLEEEAFCLERFGCRPLQYLADLDWLGPDVYLAHGVHLSAVEIAQLARTQTGVSHNPVSNLRLGSGVAPLQEWLSAGVRVGLGVDGASSNDGGNILAVGKQALLLARLRTALGHRPGTTGAADGAAATAWTAEGAPLLPAAVVLRLLTAGGAACLNRPELGHLDIGSAADVAMFRRDDPALAGAAAQDPVAALVLCDAPRADRVFVAGREVVRAGRLTALDELALGAEFEQLVAARFAR, from the coding sequence ATGGGCTTAGAAGCGATTACAGGACGCGGGGCTGCCCTGTTGCTCTTGGCAGCCGCTTCGCAGACACTCGCCATGTGCCCGGAGAAACTCGTGCCGTTCCTCATTCATGACACGACGCTGCTTACTCCGTTGGGCGACGGCATGGCTGTTCGTCCGCACACAAGTATCAGGATTGCGGAAGGGTTCGTGGTTGAGATCGCACCGGCCGGGGCCTTCCTGGCCAGAATCTCGGCCGGCGAATTCGACGAAGTTGTGTGCGGGCGTCAACACCTCACTATCCCGGGCTTCGTGAATACGCATCATCACCTCTTCCAGGCGCTGACGCGGTGCTTGCCGGCGGCGCAAAACGCTCACCTGTTCCGCTGGCTGTTGGCGCTGTACGAGCGTTGGCGGCACTTGGACGCCTACGCCGTGCGCACGGCCGCCCAAATCAGCATCGCAGAATTGTTGTTACATGGGTGTACCACCACCAGCGATCACTTCTACATGTTCCCCCGGGGGAGCGATGTACGCATCGAAGCGGTGCTCGAGGCGGCGGCCGTGCTGGGGATCCGGCTGCATCTGTGCCGGGGCAGCATGTCGCTGGGCCAGCGGCACGGGGGGTTGCCGCCCGATGATTGCGTGGAGGACGACGACGCCATCCTCGCGGATTGCGTCCGCGTTTTGGATGCATACCACGACCCGCGCCCAGGCGCGCTCCGGCGGATTGACCTGGCGCCGTGCTCACCGTTCAACGTGACTCCCGAGTTACTGCGTGATACGCGGGTACTGGCCCGCGAGCGCGGCGTGCTGCTGCATACCCACCTGGCGGAGACGTTGGAGGAGGAAGCGTTCTGCCTGGAGCGCTTCGGTTGTCGGCCCTTGCAGTACCTGGCAGACTTGGACTGGCTCGGGCCGGATGTGTACCTCGCGCATGGGGTGCATCTCTCTGCGGTGGAGATCGCCCAACTCGCTCGGACACAAACGGGGGTCAGCCACAACCCTGTTTCAAATTTGCGCCTCGGTAGTGGCGTGGCACCCTTGCAAGAGTGGCTTTCGGCAGGCGTACGGGTCGGTCTCGGAGTGGATGGCGCGAGCAGCAACGATGGGGGAAACATCTTGGCGGTGGGTAAGCAGGCGCTGCTGTTGGCCCGGCTGCGCACGGCGCTGGGGCATCGTCCGGGGACCACGGGTGCGGCGGACGGCGCAGCGGCCACGGCGTGGACGGCAGAGGGCGCACCCCTCCTACCGGCGGCGGTGGTGCTGCGGTTGCTGACGGCCGGTGGGGCGGCATGTCTGAATCGGCCGGAATTGGGACACCTGGACATCGGGTCGGCGGCCGATGTGGCGATGTTCCGGCGTGATGATCCAGCGCTGGCGGGGGCCGCGGCACAGGATCCGGTGGCGGCACTGGTGTTGTGTGATGCGCCGCGGGCGGACCGGGTGTTTGTGGCGGGGCGGGAGGTGGTGCGCGCTGGCCGGCTGACGGCGCTGGACGAGCTTGCGCTGGGCGCTGAGTTTGAGCAGCTCGTGGCGGCCCGGTTCGCGCGCTGA